Within Streptomyces albofaciens JCM 4342, the genomic segment GTCGCAGCCCTCCCGTACCTGCGCGGCCTGCGCCCGTACCGAATCCACCGCCTCCGCCTGCCGCTCGGCGACCGGGACCAGGCCCAGGTGCCGCGACGGCGTCCGCACCTGCGGCGCCCGGCGCAGCGCGCCCAGCACCGGCACGCCCGCCTCGTCCAGCGCCGCGCGCAGCAGCTCCTCGTGCCGGTCCGAGCCGACCTTGTTCAGGATCACCCCGGCCAGCCGCACCCCCGGGTCCCAGGACGCGAAGCCGTGCACCAGCGCCGCCACCGACCGGGACTGCGCCGAGGCGTCCACGACCAGCACCACCGGCGCCCGCAGCAGCTTGGCGACCTGCGCGGTGGAGGCCAGTTCGCCGAGCCCGGAGGCGCCGTCGTACAGGCCCATCACGCCCTCGACCACCGCCAGGTCGGCGCCGGCCGACCCGTGCAGGAACAGCGGCTCCACCTGGTCGGGACCGCAGAGGTACGCGTCCAGGTTGCGGCCGGGGCGGCCGGTCGCCAGGGCGTGGTAGCCCGGGTCGATGTAGTCGGGACCCACCTTGTGCGCGGAGACCGTGAGCCCGGCCTCGGTGAAGGCCGCCATCAGGCCGGTGGCGACGGTCGTCTTGCCGGTGCCCGAGGCGGGCGCGGCGATGACGAGCCGGGGGATGGTGCTCACGGTCCGGTTGCTCCTGGTCCTGCTGTTCCCGTTGCCGCGGTGCCCGGTGGCACCGTCACCACTCGATGCCCCGCTGGCCCTTCTGGCCCGCGTCCATCGGGTGCTTGACCTTGGTCATCTCGGTCACCAGGTCGGCGTGGTCGCACAGCTCCTGGGGAGCGTTGCGCCCGGTGATCACGACGTGCTGGGTGCCCGGCCGGTCCCGCAGGACGGAGACCACCTCGGCGGGGTCCACCCATCCCCAGTGCATCGGGTACGCGAACTCGTCCAGCACGTACAGCTTGTACGTCTCGGCGGCCAGGTCCCGTTTGACCTGCTCCCAGCCCTCGCGGGCCGCCTCCTCGTTGCTGAACTGGGAGTCGCGCTGCACCCACGACCAGCCCTCGCCCATCTTGTGCCAGGCGACCGTGCCGCCCTCGCCGGTGCCGCCCAGCACCCGCAGCGCGCGCTCCTCGCCCACCTTCCACTTCGCCGACTTCACGAACTGGAACACCCCGACCGGCCAGCCCTGGTTCCAGGCCCGCAGCGCCAGCCCGAAGGCGGCGGTGGACTTGCCCTTGCCGGGGCCGGTGTGGACGAGGACCAGCGGCCGGTTGCGGCGCTGGCGTGTGGTGAGCCCGTCGTCCGGTACGACGGACGGCTTTCCCTGTGGCATTACGCGGCCCTCCGGGTGGTGTGGTTGGTGCCCTGTCCGCGGACGTCGCGGACGAGCGCGGAGACGCTGTCCGCGCGCAGCTCGTCGAGGGTGACGGCGGTGCCCTGGAGGTCCCGGGCCAGCTCGCGGGCCAGCCCCAGCCGTACGGGGCCCGCCTCGCAGTCCACGACCACCGAGGCGACGCCCTCGGCGCCCAGCAGCCGCGCCGCGCGGGAGGTGCGCACCAGCGGGTCGGGACCGCCCGTGGACCGCCCGTCGGTGACGACCACCAGCAGTGGCCGGCGCGAGGCGTCCCGCAGGCGCTCCACGCGCAGCACCTCATGGGCCTTGAGCAGGCCCGCGGCCAGCGGCGTCCGGCCGCCGGTGGGCAGCGACCCCAGCCGGGCCGCGCCCGCCTCGACCGACGAGGTGGGCGGCAGCGCCAGTTCGGCCTCGGAGCCGCGGAAGGTGATCATGCCGATCTTGTCGCGCCGCTGGTACGCGTCGAGCAGCAGCGACAGCACCGCGCCCTTGACCGCGCCCATCCGCTTGCGCGCCGCCATCGAACCCGACGCGTCCACCACGAACAGCACGAGGTTGCCCTCGCGGCCCTCGCGCACCGCCTCCCGCAGATCGTCGCGGCGGACGACCAGCCCGGGGCCGCTGCGCCCGCGAGCGACCTGGTGCGGCGCCGCGGCCTGCACGGTCGCGGCGAGGTGCAGCTTGGTCAGGGTGCCCTGCGGGCGGCGGGCGCCGGTGGTCCGGCCGTGCGCCGTACGGGCACGGGAACGGCGGCCGTCCGCGCCCTCGCCGAGGCCCGGCACGTCGAGGCGCCGGGTACGGAACGGGTCGCCCGCGGCGACGGCGGCCTTCTCGCCGCCTCCGGGGGCCTCGTTCTCCGTGCCTTCGGACTGTGCTTTCGGGTCGGCGGGGGCAGGGTCCGGGGACTGGGGCTGTTCGGGCAGCTGCGGCTGGTCGTGCGCGGGCTGGTCATGCGGGGCCTGCGCGTCCTGGCCCTGCGGGCCGTCCGAGCCGCCGTCACCGTCGCCGTCCTGCGGCGGCTGTCCGCCGCCCGGCCCGTCGGGGTCGTCCTCGGGGCCGCCGTCCGGTTCCGGGTCCGGCTCCGGGTCGTCGTCCGCGCCGAACTCCTCCAGGACCTGGTCGAGTTTGTCCTCGTCCAAGCCCGGTGCGTCGAAGGGGTTGCGGCGGCGCCGGTGGGGGAGCGCCAGCAGGGCGGCCTGCCGTACGTCCTCCTCGCGGACCTCCGTACGGCCCGCCCAGGCCGCCAGCGCACTGGCGGTACGCGCCATCACGATGTCCGCGCGCATGCCGTCCACCTCGAACGCGGCACACACGGCGGCGATCTGCCGCAGCACCGCGTCCCCGAGGACCACGTCCGGCAGCAGGGCCCGCGCGGCGGCGATCCGCTCCCGCAGCTCGCCCTCCTCGGCGGCCCAGCGCGCGGCGAAGCCCTCCGGGTCCGCGTCGTAGGCCAGGCGGCGCCGGACGACCTCGACCCGCTGGTCCGGCTCGCGGGACGCGGCGACCTCCACGGTCAGCCCGAAGCGGTCGAGCAACTGCGGGCGCAGTTCGCCCTCTTCGGGGTTCATGGTGCCGACGAGCAGGAAGCGCGCGGCGTGCCGTACGGAGACGCCTTCGCGCTCCACGTACGAGGCGCCCATGGCGGCGGCGTCCAGCAGCAGGTCCACGAGGTGGTCGTGGAGCAGGTTGACCTCGTCCACGTACAGGATGCCGCGGTGCGCGTCCGCCAGCAGGCCCGGCTCGAACGCCTTCACGCCCTCCGACAGGGCCCGTTCGATGTCCAGCGCGCCGACGAGGCGGTCCTCGGACGCGCCGACCGGCAGCTCGACCATGCGGGCCGGGCGCTCCTCGGCGCCGTACGTCTCGTGGGGGCCGTCCGGGCACGCGGGGTCCGGCGCGGCGGGGTCGCAGGAGAACCGGCAGCCGGTGACCACCGGCACATCGGGCATCAGCGCCGTCAGACCGCGCACGATCGTGGACTTCGCGGTGCCCTTCTCGCCGCGGACCAGCACCCCGCCGATGGCCGGCGAGATGGCGTTGAGCAGCAGGCTCAGCCGCATGTCGGACATGCCGACGACCGCGGTGAACGGGTAAGGGACCGATGCCATTAAGGAGTACCCCCTTCGAGGGACGTGCGGTGTGCGGGCGGGGCGGCGGCCGGGGCGGACGCGGCCGGGGCGGGGGACGGCGGCGGTATCGGCGGTGCCCCCGGCGGCACGAACGGCAGCCCGGCCGGGACCCCGCCCTCGATCAGCCGCAGCAGCGCGTCCGTGTCCGCGTGCTCCTCGATCAGGTCGCCCAGCCGGTCGAGCTGCTCCTCGCGCAGCGCGGCGAAGCTGGTGTCCGGCGCCGGGACGAACGCGCGGCCCGCGTCGGCGGCCACCCGCCGCAGGAACGCCCGCCGGAAACCGTCGCTCTCCAGGGAGCCGTGCCAGTGGGTGCCCCAGACGGCCCCGGACCGGCAGCCTGCCAGGAACGGCTCCCCGCCGTCGATCTCCGCCACGCCGTGGTGGATCTCGTATCCCTCGACCGGCTCGCCCAGCGCCTCGCCGGACGGCCGGGCCAGCGTCTTCTCGGCCGCGAACCGTACGCGTACGGGCAGCAGCCCCAGCCCGTCCACGGTCCCGGCCTTCGACTCGACCTCGTCCTCGATGCGCTCGCCCAGCATCTGGAAGCCGCCGCAGATGCCGAGCACCGGGCGGCCCTCCGCGGCCCGCCGCCGCACCGCGTCCGCGATGCCGCGCTCGCGCAGCCACTGGAGCGCGCGGACGGTGCCGCGGGTGCCGGGCAGGACGACGAGGTCGGCGTCGGCCAGTTCCTCGGGGCGGTCCACGAACCGGACCACGACGCCCGGTTCGGCGGCCAGCGCGTCCACGTCCGTGAAGTTCGACATCAGCGGTACGGCGGCCACGGCGACGCGCAGCACGTCCGCGCCGTGCGGCGGCGCGACGACGCTCTCGCGGACCGCGCCGCGCAGCGAGACGCGGAGGCCGTCCTCCTCGTCGATGCCGAGGCCGTGCGCGAACGGCAGCACCCCGAGGGTGGGCCGTCCGCTCAGCCCCTTCAGCATCTCCAGGCCGGGTTCCAGCAGCGTCACATCGCCGCGGAACTTGTTGACGAGATAGCCCGCGACCAGCGCCTGGTCCTCCCGGGACAGCAGCGCCGTGGTGCCGAAGAACGAGGCGAACACGCCGCCCCGGTCGATGTCGCCGACCACCACGACCGGAATCCTGGCGGCGCGCGCGATGCCCATGTTCACGATGTCGGTGCGCCGCAGGTTGATCTCCGCGGGGCTGCCGGCGCCCTCGCAGATCACCGCGTCATGCGTACGGCGCAGCTCCTGGAGACAGCCCGTGACCGTGCCGAGCAGCCGCTCCTGGCGCCCCGCGTGGTAGCCGCGCGCGCTCAGCTCGCCCACCGGCCTGCCCATCAGCACGACCTGGCTGCTGCGGTCACCGCCCGGCTTCAGCAGCACGGGATTCATCAGCGCGCTCGGCTCGACGCGCGCCGCCGCGGCCTGCATGGCCTGCGCCCGCCCGATCTCCGCGCCCTCGCGCGTCACGAACGAGTTCAGCGACATGTTCTGCGCCTTGAACGGCGCCACCTTGACGCCCTTGCGGGCCAGCCAGCGGCAGATGCCCGCCGTCACCACGCTCTTGCCCGCGTCGGACGTGGTGCCGGCCACCAGCAGCCCGCCGCCCAGCGGCGCCCCACCCGAACCGTTCACCTGGCACTCCTCGCCGTCCGTACGTTGCTGCTGCTCACTTGGCCCTCCCGGCCGTACGGGACCGGCGTACCGCCCCGGCCGCCAGCCGGCCCGTGACCGTGGCCGCCAGGGCCAGCGCGCTCACCCGGCGCGACAGCCGTACGGCCCGCTCGATGTCCGGCACCGCGACGGGGCGCCCGGTGCCGCCGTTGAGCACCGGCCGGTGCTCGACCCGGCCGCCGTACGCCAGGGTGCCGCCCAGCCGTACGCCCAGCGCGCCCGCGAACGCGGCCTCCACCGGGCCCGCGTTGGGGCTCGGGTGGGACGCGCCGTCCTGCCGCCAGGCGCGCCACGCGCCCCGCCGGTCCGGACCGGCCAGGACCGCCAGCGCGGCGGTCAGCCGGGAGCCGGGGAAGCCGGCCACGTCGTCGAGGCGGGCCGAGGCCCACCCGAAGCGGCGGTAGCGCGGCGATGTGTGGCCCACCATCGCGTCCAGCGTGTTGACGGCGCGGAACGCCAGCAGCCCGGGAACACCGGCGACCGCGCCCCACACCAGGGCGCCGACCACCGCGTCCGAGGTGTTCTCGGCGACGGACTCGACCACCGCGCGCGCCATCTGCTGCCCGTCCAGGGCCTGCGGGTCGCGCCCGCACAGGTGCGGCAGGCGCTCGCGCGCCACATCGAGGTCGCCCACGGCGAGCGCCCCGCCGACGGCCCGTGCCTCGCGGCCCAGCGAGGTGCCGCCCAGGACGGCCCAGGTGGCGGCGGCGGTCAGCGCCACGGAGGCGGGGAAGGCCGCGGGGGAGCGGCGTACGGCACGGGTGAGCAGCGTGGCACCGGCGGCGGTGCCGCCGGCGAGCAGTGCGGTGTGCAGGGCTCCGCGCCCGCGGCCGTCGCTCCACAGGCGGCGCTCCACGGCCGCCGCGGCCCGCCCGAAGGCGGCCACCGGGTGACCGCGCCGGGGGTCGCCCACGACCAGGTCGCCGAGGAAACCGAGGGCCGCGCCGCACGCGTAGCCGGCGTGTTCGGCACGCATCGGATCAGACCGCCGTCGCGCCTCGGAGGGGCAGCGGGGTACGTCCAGCGGGTCTCGAACTGCGGCCGGGCATGGCGGTAGGTCCTCACTCAGGGTCCGCGCCCTGGTTCGACGGGTACGGCGACGAGAGTCTCCTGGCTCCCCGGATCGGCGCTTCCCCCGGCCTTCCAGTCCGTACGGAACCCGCGTCCCGGACGCGGACCGTGGCCCTTGATGGAGGAGCGCTCCCCGGTGACAGTGGCGGGACCGCGCCGGATTCTCACCGGACTTCCTCATCTGTCGCCGATTGGCTCCGGCAGTCCACCACGCTCCGCGAAGCCCGTCAACTCGCGCTTGACCTGCGGCGCGGGGCGGGGGCCGCGCCTGTGTCGGAGGACACAGGCGGCCACTGCCCGCGGACGGCGACGGGGCGCCCGGTGACCGCGGCGGGTGCCGCGGCCACCGGACGCCCCGGGGCGCCGTGCCGGTGCCGGTCAGGCGGCGACGATCAGGTAGATGCCGTACGCCACGGCCGCCGCGCACAGCGCGAAGCAGGCGTACGCGCCGGCCCGCGCCGCCCCGCCGGGACCGTCGGCGGCCACCGCCTCGCCCTCCTGCCGGGGCTTGCGGGACGTGCCGACGATGCCGAGGGTGAACAGGCCCACGATGCCGACCGTCACGACCAGCGTGACGCCGAAGACCTGGCCGAGCGCTGCCCAGTCGATGCTCATTGCGTTCTCGTTCCTTCGTGGAAGCCGGGGGAGGCGGGGAGCCGTACGGCGGGGTCAGCCGGCGGCCGAGCCGGCCTTGGCGCGGGGCTCGGTCCCGTGCTTCTCGTGCGGGTGGGCGGCCACCGGGGCGGCGATCACCGGGGCCGCGCCGACCGGGTCGGTGAGCCGCGCCCCGGCCACCGCGGGCGCGGGGATCGTGGCGGCCGTCGCGGGCTCGGTGGCGACCGGGCCGGCGGGCGGCGGCGAGACGGCCTGGAGGGCGGCGGTCACGACACCCGCGGGCTCCGCGGCCGGGCCCTCGTTGACGTTGGTGTGGTCCACCGGCTTGCGCCGGGAGGCCACCCAGATCGCGCCGCAGACGGCGAGCGCGAGGACCGCGACGGTCGCGATGCCCCAGTCGCCCTGGTCCGCCAGCAGCGCGGCGCCCGCAGCGACCAGACCGGCGGCCGGCAGCGTCAGGCCCCAGGCGACGACCATCCGGCCCGCCGTGGACCAGCGCACCACGCCGCCCTTGCGGCCCAGCCCGGAACCCATGACGGAGCCGGAGCAGACCTGGGTGGTGGAGAGCGCGAAGCCGAGGTGGGAGGAGGCCAGGATGGTGGCCGCGGCGCCGGTCTGGGCGGCGAAGCCCTGCGGCGGCTGGATGTCGGTGATGCCCTTGCCCATCGTGCGGATGATCCGCCAGCCGCCCAGGTACGTGCCGAGCGCGATGGCCAGGCCCGCCGAGGCGATGACCCACAGCGGCGGGTCGGCGTGCGGTGCCACGACGCCGCCGGTGATCAGCGCCAGGGTGATCACGCCCATCGTCTTCTGGGCGTCGTTGGTGCCGTGGGCGAGGGAGACCAGGGCGGCGGAGGCGATCTGCCCGGCGCGGTAGCCCTTGGCGGTGTCCTCCTCGGCGCGGTCGCGGGCCAGCCGGTACGTCAGCCGGGTCGCGGCCATCGAGGCCAGACCGGCCACGATCGGCGCGGCGACGGCCGGGATGAGGACCTTCATGACAACGGCGCCGCCGTGCACGCCGCTCGCGCCGACGGACACCAGGGTCGCGCCGATCAGGCCGCCGAAGAGGGCGTGCGAGGAGCTGGAGGGGAGCCCGGCCAGCCAGGTGACGAGGTTCCAGACGATGGCGCCGACCAGTCCGGCGAAGATCACCTCTGGTCTGATGCCGGCGGTCTCGTCGATGATCCCGCCGGAGATGGTCTTGGCGACCTCCACGGACAGGAATGCGCCGAGCAGGTTGAGGGCCGCCGACATCGCCACCGCCGTCTTGGGCTTGAGTGCCCCGGTGGAAATGGTGGTGGCCATGGCGTTGGCCGTGTCGTGGAAGCCGTTCGTAAAGTCGAACACCAAGGCCGTGACGATCACGATCCCGATGAGAAGCGTGATGTGTTCCATTCACCCAGGCAATCAGTTCGATGGTCAGTAACGCTCGGGACCGTACGGACGACGGGTGAACGGAAGGTGAACTGGACCGGACGCCGCGGTGACGCCCCCGCAGGGGTGGCGCGGAGGCGCCCGAGGCGTCACGCGGGCCCCGTACGCATCAGCACGGGAGCCCCGTGCGTCCCAGGCGTACCGGGTGCCGGGCGGCATATGCGCCGGGGCTTGGACGCTCGGGGGCTTGGGTGCCCGGGGGTTCG encodes:
- the cobO gene encoding cob(I)yrinic acid a,c-diamide adenosyltransferase → MPQGKPSVVPDDGLTTRQRRNRPLVLVHTGPGKGKSTAAFGLALRAWNQGWPVGVFQFVKSAKWKVGEERALRVLGGTGEGGTVAWHKMGEGWSWVQRDSQFSNEEAAREGWEQVKRDLAAETYKLYVLDEFAYPMHWGWVDPAEVVSVLRDRPGTQHVVITGRNAPQELCDHADLVTEMTKVKHPMDAGQKGQRGIEW
- a CDS encoding putative cobaltochelatase, producing MASVPYPFTAVVGMSDMRLSLLLNAISPAIGGVLVRGEKGTAKSTIVRGLTALMPDVPVVTGCRFSCDPAAPDPACPDGPHETYGAEERPARMVELPVGASEDRLVGALDIERALSEGVKAFEPGLLADAHRGILYVDEVNLLHDHLVDLLLDAAAMGASYVEREGVSVRHAARFLLVGTMNPEEGELRPQLLDRFGLTVEVAASREPDQRVEVVRRRLAYDADPEGFAARWAAEEGELRERIAAARALLPDVVLGDAVLRQIAAVCAAFEVDGMRADIVMARTASALAAWAGRTEVREEDVRQAALLALPHRRRRNPFDAPGLDEDKLDQVLEEFGADDDPEPDPEPDGGPEDDPDGPGGGQPPQDGDGDGGSDGPQGQDAQAPHDQPAHDQPQLPEQPQSPDPAPADPKAQSEGTENEAPGGGEKAAVAAGDPFRTRRLDVPGLGEGADGRRSRARTAHGRTTGARRPQGTLTKLHLAATVQAAAPHQVARGRSGPGLVVRRDDLREAVREGREGNLVLFVVDASGSMAARKRMGAVKGAVLSLLLDAYQRRDKIGMITFRGSEAELALPPTSSVEAGAARLGSLPTGGRTPLAAGLLKAHEVLRVERLRDASRRPLLVVVTDGRSTGGPDPLVRTSRAARLLGAEGVASVVVDCEAGPVRLGLARELARDLQGTAVTLDELRADSVSALVRDVRGQGTNHTTRRAA
- a CDS encoding cobyric acid synthase yields the protein MGGGLLVAGTTSDAGKSVVTAGICRWLARKGVKVAPFKAQNMSLNSFVTREGAEIGRAQAMQAAAARVEPSALMNPVLLKPGGDRSSQVVLMGRPVGELSARGYHAGRQERLLGTVTGCLQELRRTHDAVICEGAGSPAEINLRRTDIVNMGIARAARIPVVVVGDIDRGGVFASFFGTTALLSREDQALVAGYLVNKFRGDVTLLEPGLEMLKGLSGRPTLGVLPFAHGLGIDEEDGLRVSLRGAVRESVVAPPHGADVLRVAVAAVPLMSNFTDVDALAAEPGVVVRFVDRPEELADADLVVLPGTRGTVRALQWLRERGIADAVRRRAAEGRPVLGICGGFQMLGERIEDEVESKAGTVDGLGLLPVRVRFAAEKTLARPSGEALGEPVEGYEIHHGVAEIDGGEPFLAGCRSGAVWGTHWHGSLESDGFRRAFLRRVAADAGRAFVPAPDTSFAALREEQLDRLGDLIEEHADTDALLRLIEGGVPAGLPFVPPGAPPIPPPSPAPAASAPAAAPPAHRTSLEGGTP
- a CDS encoding cobalamin biosynthesis protein; this encodes MRAEHAGYACGAALGFLGDLVVGDPRRGHPVAAFGRAAAAVERRLWSDGRGRGALHTALLAGGTAAGATLLTRAVRRSPAAFPASVALTAAATWAVLGGTSLGREARAVGGALAVGDLDVARERLPHLCGRDPQALDGQQMARAVVESVAENTSDAVVGALVWGAVAGVPGLLAFRAVNTLDAMVGHTSPRYRRFGWASARLDDVAGFPGSRLTAALAVLAGPDRRGAWRAWRQDGASHPSPNAGPVEAAFAGALGVRLGGTLAYGGRVEHRPVLNGGTGRPVAVPDIERAVRLSRRVSALALAATVTGRLAAGAVRRSRTAGRAK
- a CDS encoding inorganic phosphate transporter; translated protein: MEHITLLIGIVIVTALVFDFTNGFHDTANAMATTISTGALKPKTAVAMSAALNLLGAFLSVEVAKTISGGIIDETAGIRPEVIFAGLVGAIVWNLVTWLAGLPSSSSHALFGGLIGATLVSVGASGVHGGAVVMKVLIPAVAAPIVAGLASMAATRLTYRLARDRAEEDTAKGYRAGQIASAALVSLAHGTNDAQKTMGVITLALITGGVVAPHADPPLWVIASAGLAIALGTYLGGWRIIRTMGKGITDIQPPQGFAAQTGAAATILASSHLGFALSTTQVCSGSVMGSGLGRKGGVVRWSTAGRMVVAWGLTLPAAGLVAAGAALLADQGDWGIATVAVLALAVCGAIWVASRRKPVDHTNVNEGPAAEPAGVVTAALQAVSPPPAGPVATEPATAATIPAPAVAGARLTDPVGAAPVIAAPVAAHPHEKHGTEPRAKAGSAAG